Proteins co-encoded in one Lacerta agilis isolate rLacAgi1 chromosome 6, rLacAgi1.pri, whole genome shotgun sequence genomic window:
- the UBE2T gene encoding ubiquitin-conjugating enzyme E2 T yields MQRASRLKRELYLLTTQPPPGITCWQNGSRIDDLQAQMLGSADTPYEKGIFNLEVVVPERYPFEPPKIRFLTPIYHPNIDSAGRICLDVLRLPPKGAWRPSLNIATLLTSIQILMNEPNPDDPLMADISSEYKYNKQTFLRNARQWTEKYASQTTMTLETTDEENHQSAANPPKDSHISQKRKGSSISGLSKRPCSET; encoded by the exons ATGCAAAGGGCTTCACGACTTAAGAGGGAGCTGTATTTGCTGACTACACAGCCGCCACCAGGAATTACTTGCTGGCAGAATGGAAGCCGTATAGATGATCTTCAAGCCC AAATGTTGGGATCTGCAGATACACCATACGAGAAAGGAATTTTTAACTTGGAAGTAGTTGTGCCTGAAAG GTATCCATTTGAACCCCCAAAGATACGCTTTCTGACTCCCATCTACCATCCCAACATTGACTCAGCTGGAAGAATTTGCCTGGATGTTCTCAGATTGCCACCTAAG GGTGCATGGAGACCATCTTTGAATATTGCTACTTTGCTGACTTCAATACAGATACTTATGAATGAACCCAACCCTGATGACCCCCTCATGGCTGACATA TCCTCTGAGTATAAATACAACAAGCAAACATTCCTCAGAAATGCCAGACAATGGACAGAGAAGTATGCAAGCCAGACAACAATG ACTTTGGAAACCACCGATGAAGAGAACCACCAAAGTGCAGCCAACCCACCCAAAGATTCTCACATTTcccagaaaaggaaaggaagcagtaTCAGTGGATTGTCCAAAAGACCTTGCTCAGAAACATAG